From Anas platyrhynchos isolate ZD024472 breed Pekin duck chromosome 38, IASCAAS_PekinDuck_T2T, whole genome shotgun sequence, one genomic window encodes:
- the LOC140001165 gene encoding olfactory receptor 14A16-like: MWELHYRGVRTRFVRNWTSHNAPGYPTPTERITERIFPKRFNNYKRIRLPPHLHEPIAQLPDDPSAVEVLMANEQQVPVATTTVRPRQYCINRDSLIPIHELVHRLESHGMISNTCSPFNSPIWTVQTSNAIACDHRLHTPMYFFLLNLALLDLGSISTTLPKAMANALCDTRAISYQGCVAQVFLFPFLAGVEFSILTVMAYDRYIAICKPLHYGSLLGSRACATMAAAAWGSGFLNAVLHTANTFSLPLCQGNAVEQFFCEIPQILKLSCSDAYLREVGALMFTVFLAVGCFLFIVFKYVQIFRAVQRMPSEQGRHKAFSTCLPHLAVVSLFLSTIIFAYLKPPFLSFPSLHLVVSFLYSVLPPAVNPVLYSMRNKVLKNSVWKFFEYMLLQNQ, translated from the exons ATGTGGGAACTGCACTACCGAGgggtccgcactcgcttcgtccgcaattggacgtctcACAATGCTCCaggatacccaaccccaaccgaacGGATCACTG AAAGAATCTTTCCCAAGAGGTTCAACAACTACAAGAGAATAcggcttcctccccacctgcacgAACCAATAGCTCAGCTACCAGAT GACCCTTCTGCTGTGGAGGTGCTGATGGCCAATGAGCAGCAGGTGCCAGTCGCTACCACAACAGTGCGCCCAAGGCAATATTGCATTAacagagactccctgattcccatccatgagcTGGTTCATCGACTGGAGAGCCACGGAATGATCAGCAACACTtgctcaccctttaatagtcccatatggacAGTGCAAACTTCTAATG ccatagcctgcgaccaccgcctccacacccccatgtacttcttcctcctcaacctcgccctcctcgacctgggatccatctccaccactctccccaaagccatggccaatgccctctgtgATAcgagggccatctcctatcaaggctgtgttgcacaggtctttctctttcccttcctggCGGGTGTGGAGTTTTCTAtcctcactgtcatggcctatgaccgctacattgccatctgcaagcccctgcactacggaagcctcctgggcagcagagcttgtgccaccatggcagcagctgcctggggcagtggctttctcaatgctgtcctgcacacggcaaacacattttccctgcccctctgccaaggcaatgctgtggagcagttcttctgtgaaatcccccagatcctcaagctctcctgctcagatgcctacctcagggaagttggggcacttatgtttactgtttttttagccgttggttgttttctttttattgttttcaaatatgttcagatcttcagggctgtacagaggatgccctctgagcagggccggcacaaagccttttccacatgcctccctcacctggctgtggtctccctgtttctcagcaccATCATTTTTGCCTACCTTAaacctccctttctctccttcccatcCCTTCACCTGGTGGTGTCATTTTTGTACTCAgtgttgcctccagcagtgaaccctgtcctctacagcatgaggaacaaggtgCTCAAGAATTCCGTATGGAAATTTTTTGAATACATGCTTCTTCAGAATCAATAA